ACCTTGGAAGAAAAGATTGCCCATGGAGGGCATCCGGTGCTGCGCTGGATGATGGACAATGTGTTTGTCAGGACCGATCCCGCCGGCAACATCAAGCCCGACAAGGAGAAAAGCACCGAGCGGATTGACGGTGCGGTAGCGCTGATTATGGCGCTTGACCGGGCAATCCGCAACGGTATCAATTCAGGCGATTCGGTTTACGACGAAAGGGGGCTACTTATAATTTGAACAAGAATAAAATAACGTGGAACAGATGTTACTCTGTCCCGCGTTATTTTTCTTTGTTTACTTATGCAAGGCAAACATTGACCGCTCTGAGCTTATGGCTGTTCTTCGGGTCGGTTTCGGTATCAAATGTTACCTTTTGGCCTTCTGCCAGAGACTTGAAACCGTTTGCTACGATTGCAGAGAAATGAACGAATACATCCTCACCACCGTTGTCGTTGGAAAGAAAACCAAAGCCTTTTTCCGCGTTGAACCATTTTACTGTACCGTTATTCATTAGGTACCTCCTAATATTTTATTGTACCCAATAGAAAACAAAAAACTCACGCGCCACTGTAAATCATCAAAGAACAATGACCCACAGAACATGTGAGAACAATGTAATTATCTTGAATACTAACTTAGTTTAACATAGCTCTCTGTTGCTGTCAAGATATTTTTACATAGCCTCCGGAAACGGCGAGTTATTCAAGGAGAGTGATGCCCATGCGCATATTTCCTAGGTTGTTCAAAGCAAGGGATAAGCCGAAAAACAGCCTGTGGGGCAGTACCTACAG
The DNA window shown above is from Pelotomaculum isophthalicicum JI and carries:
- a CDS encoding cold-shock protein; amino-acid sequence: MNNGTVKWFNAEKGFGFLSNDNGGEDVFVHFSAIVANGFKSLAEGQKVTFDTETDPKNSHKLRAVNVCLA